GTCCACCAATGTAGTAGCATCGAGACCCAAATCCTTAGCACAATTTCCGACAACAGATCCCACTTTCACCTCTTCTGGAACGGAGTATCTTATCTGCGCTGAAACCCGCTGTCCGAAGCACACAGGCAAAGAGAAACACAGAAAAATCCACCAGCGCTCCCTCCTGCGCCTTTGTCCTCTAGCTTCCATTGCGACTGTCGGCAACGTTATTCTAATGATCAGTATTATTCTAGATGATTAGATTCCATGAATGTTAGATACATCATGCGAATCAAAATGGATccactttaaatacagttaacaCAGCCTGTAACCGTTATAATGTTCATCAGCTCCTGAATGTTTCATCATGAATGTGAGGAACAATACAGTCCGTTTCGCGTCATCAAGGGCAGTACTTAATCTGCTACACAAATACTAGAGCAACAGTGACATCGAGTGGTCTACAGGAAGACAAATTCTCCaaagtttttcattaaaacacacatataatgtAGAAAAACAATTAATACATTGCATTGTGTGGCCCATTATACCTACACGCTACTTAATTTCATAAAGTGCATAAATATCAAGCAAAACAACTCACGCAGATGAGTGTGAGAGCACAGTAAAGCCAGTAAATCCAGTCCATTCTAAGAGAACCGCAATTCATTTCAGCACCAGCGGAGTGGACAGCTCCCGCTACGCTGTCACAACTTGGAACAACAGCAAACTTTTAGACATCTGGTAAAGCAAGGACACTGTGCTTTTTGTAATGCAAACAACTATCAGAAATTCTTCACTTGAAATTAGCTCACCAGTTTGATGAGAAAAATATGTTGTAGTCTGTATGTGAAGCGGATGggttaataattacataaaactcataaactcaataaataaataaataatcgacATTCTTACCTCTCCAGAATCTCTCCTCCTGCGATCTGGGATCACTAGAGTATTTCCATTACTGCCTGGGACTATAGTAGAGCCGATACTCATTCTGGGTCCAACTAACATGTACCGTTTGTCTCCAGATCTGTACTGGATGCTGTGACACAGAGTCCCGTCGTAATTTGTATCCTGTAAATACTTGGACGAACAGTCTGTCGATTTAGAGCACTGCATTACAATCAACACGATGATGCTGATGACAAAAAGCACTGAAACCGAGCCCAAAGTGATGGTCAAATAAAACGTCAAGTTGTTTTCCTCCTCAtcttttactgtgtttttcacATCAGaagatgcaaaagcctctttgGGCTCCACAACTTTGACAATCACAGTCGCTGTTGCTGAGAGAGAAACGTTCCCATTGTCTTTGACCAGTATGACCAGTTTATGCTGGGCCTCGTCTGTTTCTGTGAATGAGCGAAGGGTCCTTATCTGTCCTGTGTAGCGGTCCAAACCAAAGAGACTGTGGTCACTAACTTCCTGCAGTGAAAATAATAACCAGCCGTTGTATCCTATATCTGCGTCATAGGCTCTGACTTTAGTCACCAAATGACCTGCGTTCACATTACGAGGAATCTCTTCCACACCCTCAGCAGAACCGTTAGCGCTGACTGGATATAAGATCACTGGAACATTGTCGTTCTGATCCAGAATAAACACGTTCACTGTCACGTTACTGCTCAGAGACGGAGTTCCAGAGTCTGTAGCAAGTACGTGGAAGGGAAACTTTTTGACTATTTCAAAGTCAAAACTTTTGAGAGCACTTATTACGCCTGTTTCTGAATTAATATTCAGAAAAGATGTCATGTCACTTTGTGTCCCATTCCCTTTAATAATCTGATATGAAATCGCAGAGTTTTTATTTAGGTCTTTGTCAAAAGCACTCAGCGTGAGAATGGGCGCGCCTGCAGCGTTGTTTTCAATCACATATAATTCAATTGGATTTAGGCTGAATTCAGGCGGGTTGTCATTAACATCTGACACCTGCACGCTTAGAATTTTATATGAGGACAGTGGAGGTTGACCCAAGTCTCTCGCTGTTATTGTAATGTCATAATGTGAAACAGTTTCACGGTCCAAGTTCCCTTTAGTCACTAACGAGTACATGTTTTCCTGAACTGATTGTTTTAATTCAAATGGAACATTTTCTGAGAGAGAGCACACAACTTTCCCATTAACACCAGTGTCTCTGTCAGTAACACTAATGAGTGAGATTACAGTGCCAGGCTTGGAGTCTTCAGGCACCATTTTCGATAGTGACGTCACATCAATGATtggctcattatcatttaaatcaaGTATCTTTATAATTACTCTACAATCAGTGTTCAAAGGCGGCTGTCCATTGTCAAATGCCTGTATGTCCAGCttataaacactgttcttttcaAAGTCAACCTCTCCT
This DNA window, taken from Carassius auratus strain Wakin chromosome 14, ASM336829v1, whole genome shotgun sequence, encodes the following:
- the LOC113114339 gene encoding protocadherin gamma-C3-like — its product is MEAGGQMRKREHWRTVLCFLLCFGQQLSAQIRYSVPEEVKEGYVVGNIAKDLGLDVNTLMDRRFRIVSGSDEALFMVNQHNGVLYVQRKIDREALCDSTGACLINLKIVVEDPLELHYIVVEITDVNDHSPTFTEKEKRLEISENAPQGTRFQLQVARDPDIGSNSVRLYKLSQNENFALEIRDRAEDKLPFLVLQKPLDREHRAEHNLILTAIDGGNPQRSGTLNITVFVLDVNDNRPLFSQDVYSSTLHENVEIGTLVIKVKAIDSDYGPNGEVSYTFGEDNNENMFHIFGLNRLTGEIRVIGEVDFEKNSVYKLDIQAFDNGQPPLNTDCRVIIKILDLNDNEPIIDVTSLSKMVPEDSKPGTVISLISVTDRDTGVNGKVVCSLSENVPFELKQSVQENMYSLVTKGNLDRETVSHYDITITARDLGQPPLSSYKILSVQVSDVNDNPPEFSLNPIELYVIENNAAGAPILTLSAFDKDLNKNSAISYQIIKGNGTQSDMTSFLNINSETGVISALKSFDFEIVKKFPFHVLATDSGTPSLSSNVTVNVFILDQNDNVPVILYPVSANGSAEGVEEIPRNVNAGHLVTKVRAYDADIGYNGWLLFSLQEVSDHSLFGLDRYTGQIRTLRSFTETDEAQHKLVILVKDNGNVSLSATATVIVKVVEPKEAFASSDVKNTVKDEEENNLTFYLTITLGSVSVLFVISIIVLIVMQCSKSTDCSSKYLQDTNYDGTLCHSIQYRSGDKRYMLVGPRMSIGSTIVPGSNGNTLVIPDRRRRDSGEVRMSIIYLFIEPLDVTVALVFV